The sequence ATTCCTTCTCTCCTTTGCCTTTTCTACCATCACTCCCAAACAGACCCTATATATGGTCTCAAACCGTGGAAAGCTAAAAGCTAAAATACCTTGACATtcaccttttttttcttttcctcctggGATATAACAGATCCTTTTTTGCATATATGACCAAAAATATCTGTCAATCATAAGCTACAAGTGAAATGTTGAAACAAAATTTGAGAATCAAATACAAAGGAAGACTAAGGTTTATGGGAATTTCTTAGTTGAATAGAATTGGATCAAGAGTGAAGATAATGCACATGATAAATTTTTATTGGTGGACTTTTtctattctaaaaaaaaaaaatgcaatctTCACTCTTCATCTTAGCATTACCCAAAGTTTATTCAACACTGGTAAGGACATGCTGATTATTCTGGGTGTAAGCTTTATTCCCATTTGACATACACTTCCATTAATTGTACTCCATGCTTCTCTGCTCCAGTCAGCACTGGCAACATGTCAGTGTTCTACATGACCTTTAGATGCGAGTGACATGGCAAACAAAATCAGCAAAGGCTTTGTTGCATAAAGCCAAGTCCATGTATCAAACGGGAGTATCAAAAGAATTCAACATCAAAGTTGGTGACAAATTCATTGTCTAGATTTCATGGCAGAATGTTTATGTTTTAGAATTGCATCGCACAGCTTCACAGCATCACAATTATCTTTGACATTATGCACCCTAACAATGTTAGCTCCAGCCAGAACACCCGCTGTTATAGAAGCAATGGTAGCAGGATCCCTCTCAACAGCAGAAGGTCTGGAACAAATGTCACCTAGAAATCTCTTTCTTGAGGGTCCAATAAGTATAGGAGCACGAGAGATGGCAAAGCTACTCTTGGCAATCTCAGCTCGGATTGCAGGAAGTCCTGTGAGGATATCCAAATTGTCTTCAGTTTTTTTCGAGAATCCAATACCAGGGTCAATAATAATCCTCCATGCTGGAATTCCTGATAGTTCTGCCTGCCTAACCCTTGAATATAACTCGGAGGACACCTCCTTGCAAACATCATCATATTTCAGGTTTTCACTGCTCTGCATAGTGCATGGGTCCCCCCTCATATGCATCGCAACATAAGGAACATCTAGATCTGCAATGACCTTGAACATATTAGGATCTAACTGCCCTGCAGATACATCATTTATAAGATGAGCCCCTCTACTAACTGCTTCTGAAGCAACATCAGAGTAGAAAGTATCAACAGATATGAGCTTTCCCTCTACCTCAGGCATTGACTTTACAGCTTCTAGGACAGGGATTAATCTACTTAATTCTTCTTCAACAGAGATCCTAGATGCCTTTGGTCGCGTAGACTGAGCACCAATATCAATTATATCTGCTCCCTCTGAAATCATTGATCGAACTTGCGATACAGCAGATTCCACAGACTGGAAATTCCCCCCATCACTAAAACTATCTGGGGTCAAATTAAGGATGCCCATAACGGAAGTTCTCAAGGACCAATCAAGTAAGCCATTTGCAACAGGCATTACCCTACATATACCCTCCTGTCCAATAAGCGATTCCCCACCTAATTTTTCCCATAATTCATATAGTCCACCGGAATGGCTCGAAAATGCATGCCAACTAGCAACTGTATCATTGTCACTAGCTGATCCCAGTAAATCCATCAAAGGGGCGATAACAAAAGGCCGCTCCCAAATTCTTTCATGAGGTATATTGAGAATATCAGATCTGACTTTATATTTACCGTAGAATAAAATGTCTAAGTCGATTGGCCTTGGACCATACCTTATTCCATCGGTTCGCCCGAGGTCCTTCTCAATTCTTTTGAGAGCAGCCAATAATTCATGTGGACCTAGTTTAGTAACAGCTCTAACTGCAGAGTTGATAAAGCAAGGTTGATCAGTAATGTATGCCGGTGCTGTCTCATACAAACAAGCATGCCTTGTGACCTGTATGCCTGACTTCTTCATCATTTTCAAGGCTTCCTTGAAGTTATGAACCCTATTACCTACATTACTTCCCAAAGCAATCACCACATCCTCATCTTGTGAGTGAGCTTCCACTGAGGAATTTTGTGCTGTGTGAAGACAGGAGAAGCTCGATACTGCATTCAAAATTAAAACAGATCAATGAGGACCACAAAATAAATATACAGTTTAGAAACAGTCCAATTGAATAAAGCATACAAAtaaagggggaaaggggggaatAATTCATTCATGCTCTACAACTTGATTCCGAAGTCTTATGATTAAGAatatttggcttttaaaacttcAACTAATGAAAAGCCAGTCCAATGACTAATACAGGAATAAGACCTTTTACAGTTACAAGATTTAATTCACAACACACATGGATCTGATTTGATTTTCGATATATGGTCATAGAAAATTCAATCACAAAAAAAGATTTGATGAAGCTTTACAAAAAGGCAGCTTGGTTGAGAAATTTAATTCTAAACATTACCATTAAGATACTTTCTGGCCGTGAAAACCTGATGCCTGGGCAGCCCCAGACACTTCAATATACCCATCTGAGCAGAGGCTTCCGTCTTGGAGTAACTTTGAAGTGAAATATGCTACCTCTCTGGTTTAATGAATGAATTACACTACAAGAAGGCATGGCAAGGAACCAATATCAAGAACCCTCAAAGCACATAgataaatagaagaaaacctGATATGCTTTCAAGGACTGATCAGCAGCCTCCTTTCTCTTATCAACATACTTGATTTTGGCCAGATACCGATAATAGTTCCCCTTCCTGCAAATGACAAAACAAAAACAATCAAATTCCAAATTCCTCAAACAGAAAGACGTCAGAGAGAATGAAAAGAGAGAACAAAATCCCCTCACATTTTATAGAAGATGACACTAGGTACACCACCAGAACAAGATGGAATAAGGTTTTCATCAATAAGAGCCATGATATCAGTGCAGATATTAGTCAACTCAGATTCAACTTTGTTCCTATAATCCTTAATCATATAAGTAGCCACCATCAAGACTTCAAGTTTAAATAGATACTAATTTTATTCTGCATGTGAAGTGTGTATGCTACACAAATCAGTTGCAAGTTCCAAATGATATCCAAAATGCCTCCTGTCACTATTTATCCAAGAGTGATTCTGATTCCATGTTGTTATAATTTCattatatagaattatagattaaaCCTCTGTGAAAATGTATGCAAAGAAAATTCCAGATATGTTAATGAGCAGAATAAAGTCAAAGGTTAGTACCTATTGCAAAGAAGACCAATGACAGTTATGTAGGTACCTAAGTGAGAAGCAATGTAGAACAGAGTAGAGAAGAGGGCTATGCATAACTGGTagatcaaaattaattttaacacAAGATGCTAATTTAAGAATTTTACTCTAACTAAATGatttaaacaaaagaaaaagaaaatgacaaAGGTAATTACAAAACCCCAAGAACCCAAACTCCAAGGCAACAGATTGTGTATGAAGGAGCAAAAAACACCGTACCCAGAAGAAAGATGAAGTTGTGAACGGTGGTGGTGAAGGTTAAAGAGTTGCGCTAGCAGAGAAGACACCTACTACGGCGAAGGAAGCAACCTCATCGGAACACATACACAGAAGTGATTGGTGGTGCTGCGAGGTTGCCGATGTCCTTCCCCTAGAGGCGTAAGAGAGTCAGAGAGAGTTGAACACCAATGTGTTATGCGCCAGTTTGGAGAACTGGGAGTTCCAATTTGAGAGAAATTAGGAACTAGGTTTGGTCCTGGTTAACGACGTTAAAAGAAATTGCATTTAAAAAAATCTGTTATTTTAAATCAGATAAGATTTTTTAACCGGTTTGATCAATTTTTGGATTATAATGAACAGCTCTAGCTAAAATATCTACAAACAAATGACGAGCTAAGATTAACTGATTAATAACTTTGTGGTTGATTAGAACGTTAGATCTAAGGAAATTTAAATATCCAGTTTTTGATACAATGCAAAGCaatgtgacaaaaaaaaaaaacacacggtTTCTTAAGGATCCAATTTTCTTTAACCAACatagaaaaggaaaaaagaggGAAAAAATCCATCCACACTAGTCCAATGaaacctttttttgttacaaagaTCCTTTGCCAACAAACATGGATCTGATTTGCTTTTTAGTATTTTGACGATGGTCATAGAAAATTCAGTCACAAAGCTTCAGTGAAGATTTAAAAAACTGAGCATTCCATTAAAAAGAGCAACTTGGTTGACAACTTTAATCTTAAACATTAACATTAAGACACTTCAGTATACTCATCTGAGCAGAGGCTTTCATGTTGAAGTGACTTTGAAGTGAATATGCTAACTCCCTTCAATTGGGTGTTCTTagtttaataaataaaaagatgtttttttttccAAAGGTGCTAATTCTTCATTGATTAGAAAGAAATTGGGCAAAAAAGCCTCAGACAAGATATATAAGGGTTTCTGGCAAAAAAAAAATCTACAATTGGGGGAAATGGGGAATCAGACTTCCAAATTTTAGTTCAAGCACAGTGAAATCCAAGAGCAAATTGACGCCATCCTAAAAGGGTAAAAGATATCAGAATTTTGTTGCAAGAGCAGCAGGAGCTTGGAGTTACCTGGACACCAGGAGAGGGAAATGAACTTGCGAACACAGTTGCGAGATTGGCGGCAGAAGAGAGTCTGAGTCGTCACTGGACAACGACTCCCCCTGGAGCAGTAAGGGACATCTTCAAAGCAGAGGCGGATAGAGTCTCTAATGTTTCATGACTACCCAATTGTTTGGGGTAGGGTAGTCAAGGAAACCACGGTTGGGGAAGCAAGACGGAGAAGGAATCAGAGCTTCAGAGCGGCTTGGCACCTGGAAGCTTATTGGtctaaccggttcaaccggtgaTTCAACCGGAAAAatcgttttaaaataaaataataaataaattataaggtGCTTTATGCAAGTAAACTTATTAGAAATATGCAAAACTCTAAAAACATGAGAAAGTACCTATTGAAAGTTTCCAATTACAATTGTTACCAAATATATATGACCGTTTTAATGGAAAAGCATCTTATGTACAATACATCATAGAGGTCACATTCAACAATTTTATTGACTGGAAGCTCACTAAAAAAACAAATAAGTATCCTTGATTCTTTGGCAACcaaatgattgaaaagataagtgAACATAGACCAAATATGCAGGGTTGAGCACTGACATTTGGGGAATTAGCAACACTCAACATCTAAAGCAGAGAAAACATTTGTACAAAACTAGATATTAACAGTTTATAATTTGTGGAAGCATAGACATTTTGCTTATGCTATTGCTGTGAAACATAATCATTAATAAACTTCAAAACTTAGAATTCATGTAATTTGTTTATACTACTGGTTATTAACAATCTATATATTTTGCATAACTCATGACATTTGCTTATGTTTTTTTGTGGGAATTAATTCTTAATATTCTATAGTTTGTGGAAGCTTTCTTCtccttttagtttcttatttctttttttcaatggaaacaagattcaACAACAAAAATTCAACAACAATAAAAATTCCATCATTCATTTTAATCAGAAAAACTAGGAGTATTAGGATTAGCAGCATCATTCGAAATAGGAAGATTGGCAGTTATTATTGGCAGATGCATTGTTATCACCAATTGCTTCTTGATTAATAATTTAATACTATCATCCATAACTAAAATTAATGAATCATTCACAAATTTAAAAACCGCAACAGCACAGCCAGAAAATTAATAGCAGCACAAAATTAATACTACCAACAGCATTCAGCATTCAGCATTCAGCATtcagcattcagcaacaaacagtatttgatttgatttccattttagcattcagcaacaaatattacaaaacagcaacaagtaatccctaatcacactaaacctgaaatcaATAAAGCTAACAGAGCATAATCCCTAATTACAAAACAGcaacaagtaatccctaatcCATTTTTAGCAGCAAcaagaaaatttcaacaaaaatttcaGGAATTAAAAAAAGAGCAGCAGCacaaaatcaattatttgatttccATTAATCCATTCACAATTTCACATTCAAAATTCAGCAAACAGAGcataaaaggaagagaagaacTGAAGAAGTGAAAGCAGTGCTAACCTTCGACGGAGACACGGACGGCGACCGGCGAGACAACGGCGACCGGCGACACGGCGGCGAGCTGCTCCAAGCCTTGAACAAAGAAGCCAGGGAGGACAGGGACAGGGGGAAGGAGGACGCCGATCTACAAGAGAGGGCCTGGGCTACAAGAGAGGACGCGGAGGCGCCGACAGCACGGAAGGCGGCGGCACTGCGGCAGAACCGTTGCAGGGAGAACCTAGGGTTTTGGTTGGGTGATTTTGAACTTTGCTTCAGAGTTCAGAGGGATAGTGATTCACGAATAGGTGGGGGTGTTGCCGTGTTGGGGGAAGggggtgagtgagtgagtgagggcTGAacgttgggttttttttttttttcNNNNNNNNNNNNNNNNNNNNNNNNNNNNNNNNNNNNNNNNNNNAGAACCGGCCAGTTACCAATCCGATCCAACCGGCCGATTCAGCGGTTTTCAAGTGGTTTTCGAATGAGCAATTATCCGGATCGGACCATTTTCATCGTCGGTTTTTTATTCGATCGGCCGGTCCGGTTCGGTCCAATTTTCAAAACCATGATCTGGGACGGGTTATGGAGAATTGGGGCGGCTTTCGATGTATTAGGGGGTGGGTGGGTCTCTTTAGGCCGGTTTTTCTTCTTGTGGTGTGTTGTTGGGTTTGAAAAAAAACAACCTAAAGAAATGAAACCTTCCTAGTTCCTATACAATTTTAGGCGAATTTGATAACCATTCGTTACACAATTTGACTAAATTTTGATCACCGAATACATCTAATTTCATCAAGAAGGGGGCAGATGGGAATAGGGTCGAAGACGGTGTCTAGCATCTACAGATGGGCTTGGCTTCAATTTGGTAGAGATTAATGTGAGCAAGCCAATTTATTCAATCTCTGTGGCATACAGTTTAgaaaggaaaagtatatggaaccaagagGTTACTAGCAAAAAACTAAACAGaaccacattaatttatattaataatttattttaaattttttaaattttaaattttaaaaatttaaatttgattaagtaaacctaattaaaacctataaaaatctttctcttttctctcacATTAACCCACCCACTTCCGACAATTACACACACAGACCTCTCTCTCTCACCGTCAGGTTCTCTCCGCCTCCCCATTGCAACCCACTCCTCCGATCGCTTCCACTTCCAGCCGAAACTGTCTTTACCAGATCAGGAGCTCGTGAACCTTATGTTCGGACTCGGGTTCGGGTCTCGGAGCTTCCGCGCGTCAGCGCACGTGACTTCTCCCTCGGAGCCGGCGTCAGCAGCGACAGGAACAGGCGCGTCGAGACCGAGTAGCTCCAGCATAGGCCTGAGGGAGCCTCCTCAGAGCACCGTTTCAACGGCAGCCTGGCACACGTGACAGTTTCCAGTCCACAGTAATCCAACGGCACCGTTAACCGGGTTAACCGTTCGCCCACATGCTTCGAAAAGTAGAGACTAAAAAAGAGCTGCACAGAATATATATTTTTGCTTTTGAAGGTGGACTTGGTTGGAGGGTACTATGATGCAGGTGATCATGTGAAGTTTGGATTGTCAATGGCTTTCACAGTAGTCGCACGGTAGCAGTATCATCACGATGTTGTTCTCTACGTTTTGGGATATTAGGTATAGTTTTGATTATTAAAGAGACTACAAACTACacgattacagaaatataaaaaaaaacattcatttaatatgaaaaaaatcctaatacttaacaaaagaaatatccagttatattttagcaaaaataattaaatatctataaaattttaaaaaaatataaaattcttaaagaaatagagatATTCACATTTGCAatataaaaaaattcgaaaaatatataaaagaacatccatttagtatgaaaaagaaatattctgatacttagcagaaaaaacatccatatatattaactcgtagagATTTTGGATTCATTCAAAGATATTTTAACTGGTTTTTGCCTAATACCCTTTTAGTTCTCTAGCATTGTTCGTTTAAAAAAACATATTTGTGGATTATACccaaaaaacttaaaaataaaaataaagataaaaagcaTATCGGCAAAATCATAATTTCACTCAATTATATACAATCCTTCGCCCGCAACCGCAATTGTGTTACAAGCACTATAGATCGGTGACAAATAATGAAGAGAAGTAGAATTCAATTCAATAGATTAATATGGTGTTTCattatttaaatttaacaaataatagggtgtaacaaaaataatttcgtccgtactcaattaagaggttgtggttcgagtctcctatctttttaaattttttgccaatgagttatagctcaaatggcatagactccctatactcaattaagaagtcGCGGATTCAAGTCACATATCTTTCTAAATTTTTGCCAATGAataataactcaaatggcataatctctccatactcaattaagaggttgcgggttcgaatctcctatctttgtaaaaaaataaaaataaaaaatgattccGTCTTATTCCAACCGAACCTCTTTGTTCCCCTTCCTACTATGATATATGAACGGGATATAACCCGATTATGATATAGAATTGACTAATTATATGATTCTTAGTTTCTtggataataaataaaataagaaagataGGCGCACCGACACACGCGGGGTACACACAAACATGTTATAATTACCATCACTCGTTTCATATCATTAAAACGTCCCAATATTAACAGGAATTCAAATTCACACCACTACATCATGCAATATTTCTTTAGCTTTGAAATGTGCAACAGTAATGTGGTGAAAAAATTGCCAAAAAATCATAATGACCTTTAATCGAATGATCTGAAAGTTCACGCTATTAAACTCCTAACAAATGGTATAAAGCACTTCATCAGTTGCAAATTTGTGACTTACTCAGGTCCTTGCAGAAAAACAGTAACTCCGTAAAAAATTAGTCATCTCTACCAAGGCCATGAAAGCTGAAAAATCTGAAATCTGAAATCTGAAATCTGAAATCACAATTCAAAACCTCAGATAATACTttctttgaaagaaaaattggCTGAAACATTCCTTCGAGTAACATCCAACATTATGTTCCTCTAAATTTAACTGACATACTTGTACAAAACTGAATCCAGGCAAAAGGGTGACTTTTGACCTTTCAAGAAGACTCTGTTTCTGTGCTACCATTGTTTTCTTTAAGAGCCTCAGAATTTTCACTTGCGACTTGCTCCTCTTGCTGTGCTTGCTCAGGCTTTGCAGGTCCCGGACCAGCTGATACCTTCACCATTGATGGTCGCAAAAGTCGGTCACCAAGTTTAAAACCTTTCCTGAATTCTTGGATTATGATGTCATCCTCAAACTCAGTTGAATCCTCGCGCATAATTGCTTCATGTAGCTTTTACAAGTAAATTGCAAATTATAATTTATCAGAAAAATTTATCATGAATATCAATCAGTCTTTCATACCTCTGAAGATCACCACATGAAATATTCAAAGAGACTAACGCATTGCGTTTCATTCAATGAAGTGGCTGATGCAAGCGATTTCAAAGTTCTATAATCTTACAGCAGCCAGCTAAATATAATTCTCTAAAAATATGTGTTGAGATTCACATACATAATTTGCTACAATGCTCTCCTTTTTTGGCAATTTTGTCATACAGATTCAGACTCACCAAGTTGGCTCAAAATAATCAAGAATTGCCGAGTTAAAAACGAATCCAGGTCTTCATGAAACCTGAATAAGCTTGATTAAGCGTTTGAAAAAGTTGATTGAATTTCGAGCCAACTGGTTTCCGTGCCTGCATCAATCATGTATGACATCATTATGCAAAAATGCAGAAGAAAGGATAGGGCCAACAATATACTTCTAAAACATTGAGATAATTTTCATATAAGGAGAAAAAGACTTCAAAATCTCACAGTGATAATCCAAGGAAGACAAATCATATTGAACAAGTCAAACAGAACTCAATATGTTTGAATTAATGGTAAGTAATGCAGTAGAGAAGAATGGAACACAAGGTTGTGGAATGGAAGAGGAAAATAGAGTATTTTTTTTACTTCAttgtttcaataaaaaaataggtTCTATCACAAGACACCCAAATTGGGAGGACCAAAAAATTGGGAATTGTAATGGAATCGGGAGGAAATAATTCCATCACTAACCATTCCATCCTACTAAAATTTAAGCAATTCAAACAATGGAAGCTATTAAAATACCTTGGACTCCATTTTCATCTCAAACCAACAAACCAGACAGAATAAGAGCAAAGTGTCCCCAAATGAAATCGACAATTACACTGGCAAGTGTATGGGTCTTTTTTACTAAACTACTAACACAACTTAAATAAATACTAACTGTTTTAAAACTATCCTTCTATTAAAaatctaaagaaaaaaaaagagggtgGGAGGGGTTCTATTTTTGGACAAAACATTATAACCTACATGATAATAAGAGTTTCTTCTCAATTGAAAAGTCAAATTTGTTTGACAT is a genomic window of Arachis ipaensis cultivar K30076 chromosome B06, Araip1.1, whole genome shotgun sequence containing:
- the LOC107604773 gene encoding folate synthesis bifunctional protein, mitochondrial, coding for MGILKCLGLPRHQVFTARKYLNVSSFSCLHTAQNSSVEAHSQDEDVVIALGSNVGNRVHNFKEALKMMKKSGIQVTRHACLYETAPAYITDQPCFINSAVRAVTKLGPHELLAALKRIEKDLGRTDGIRYGPRPIDLDILFYGKYKVRSDILNIPHERIWERPFVIAPLMDLLGSASDNDTVASWHAFSSHSGGLYELWEKLGGESLIGQEGICRVMPVANGLLDWSLRTSVMGILNLTPDSFSDGGNFQSVESAVSQVRSMISEGADIIDIGAQSTRPKASRISVEEELSRLIPVLEAVKSMPEVEGKLISVDTFYSDVASEAVSRGAHLINDVSAGQLDPNMFKVIADLDVPYVAMHMRGDPCTMQSSENLKYDDVCKEVSSELYSRVRQAELSGIPAWRIIIDPGIGFSKKTEDNLDILTGLPAIRAEIAKSSFAISRAPILIGPSRKRFLGDICSRPSAVERDPATIASITAGVLAGANIVRVHNVKDNCDAVKLCDAILKHKHSAMKSRQ